The Helianthus annuus cultivar XRQ/B chromosome 16, HanXRQr2.0-SUNRISE, whole genome shotgun sequence genome includes a window with the following:
- the LOC110918707 gene encoding uncharacterized protein LOC110918707 isoform X1, with protein MSPVKREIIDESAHHDEQQRPPNKRSKQQHDNGANGYTVAQMQFNPLDEPSPLGLRLRKTPSLLDLIQMRLSEGHTSSKAVAHATKDHKTTTTTTATDKLKASNFPASLLKIGTWEYTSKHEGDLVAKCYFAKHKLVWEVLDGGLKNKIEIQWSDITALKATYPDDGPGTLDIVLTRQPLFFRETNPQPRKHTLWQATSDFTGGQASKHRRHVLQCPQGLLGKHYEKLIQCDPRLNFLSQQIELALESPYFEKRRSVFDEPNESIEHTLSSEGPTAVDLRGTTSSGGQSSSSRSEFLDPSGGPSEFLRETPSPSSVMDTSASEETRTAEIKALTGLVPGLHPSMSMSDLVNHIENQITKNRTPGDQHPLSHEEQQSLHILEDISRCLFNDSQYTSTSDEKSIMSRVDSLCCLLQKDPTTVHDTETDNGYEKGPDESNPFTESGIGSKVPEDSSEEAGGNKTTPGIPRNDSVGELLLNLPRIASLPRFFFNI; from the exons ATGTCGCCGGTGAAGAGAGAAATCATTGACGAATCTGCTCATCACGACGAACAACAACGTCCTCCTAACAAGCGATCTAAG CAGCAACACGATAATGGTGCAAATGGTTATACCGTAGCACAAATGCAATTCAATCCATTAGATGAGCCGAGTCCGTTAGGGTTACGCCTGCGGAAAACGCCATCTCTTTTGGATTTAATTCAAATGAGGCTTTCCGAAGGACACACTTCTTCTAAAGCTGTAGCGCATGCTACAAAAGACCACAAAACTACTACTACGACTACTGCTACGGACAAACTAAAGGCCTCAAACTTTCCCGCATCACTCCTTAAGATAGGTACCTGGGAG TATACATCTAAACACGAAGGCGATCTGGTGGCAAAGTGTTACTTTGCGAAGCATAAGCTTGTATGGGAAGTTCTTGATGGTGGCCTCAAGAATAAGATTGAAATTCAGTGGTCTGATATCACTGCTCTAAAGGCAACTTACCCAGATGATGGTCCCGGAACACTAGATATAGTG TTAACTAGGCAGCCTCTCTTCTTTAGAGAAACAAATCCCCAGCCTAGAAAGCATACGTTATGGCAGGCGACATCAGACTTTACAGGTGGACAGGCTAGCAAACACAG gcgTCATGTTCTACAATGTCCACAAGGTTTATTAGGCAAGCATTATGAAAAGCTCATTCAGTGTGACCCGCGTCTTAACTTTCTGAGTCAGCAAATAGAATTAGCATTGGAATCCCCATACTTTGAAAAAAGAAGATCGGTGTTTGACGAACCAAACGAATCCATTGAACATACTTTGAGTAGTGAGGGTCCCACCGCTGTTGACTTACGTGGCACAACATCGTCAGGAGGTCAGTCTTCTTCTTCTAGAAGCGAGTTCCTTGATCCTTCCGGTGGACCTTCAGAATTCCTGCGCGAAACACCTTCTCCTAGCTCAG TGATGGACACCTCAGCAAGTGAAGAAACAAGAACAGCTGAGATTAAGGCATTGACGGGCCTCGTACCGGGGCTACACCCGTCTATGTCAATGAGTGATTTGGTAAATCACATTGAAAACCAAATCACGAAAAACCGAACACCCGGTGACCAACATCCTCTTTCTCACGAAGAACAACAAAGCTTACATATCCTTGAAGATATCAGTCGTTGCTTGTTCAACGATTCGCAGTATACGTCAACTTCTGATGAAAAGTCCATAATGTCTAGAGTCGACTCACTTTGCTGTCTGTTACAGAAGGACCCCACAACAGTTCATGATACTGAAACTGACAATGGCTATGAAAAGGGTCCGGATGAGTCAAACCCGTTTACTGAGTCAGGTATCGGAAGCAAGGTTCCGGAAGATTCTTCTGAGGAAGCGGGTGGGAATAAGACGACACCTGGCATCCCGAGGAACGATTCTGTTGGGGAGTTGTTGCTGAATCTTCCTCGGATAGCGTCTCTACCCCGGTTCTTCTTCAACATTTAG
- the LOC110918707 gene encoding uncharacterized protein LOC110918707 isoform X2, which yields MSPVKREIIDESAHHDEQQRPPNKRSKQHDNGANGYTVAQMQFNPLDEPSPLGLRLRKTPSLLDLIQMRLSEGHTSSKAVAHATKDHKTTTTTTATDKLKASNFPASLLKIGTWEYTSKHEGDLVAKCYFAKHKLVWEVLDGGLKNKIEIQWSDITALKATYPDDGPGTLDIVLTRQPLFFRETNPQPRKHTLWQATSDFTGGQASKHRRHVLQCPQGLLGKHYEKLIQCDPRLNFLSQQIELALESPYFEKRRSVFDEPNESIEHTLSSEGPTAVDLRGTTSSGGQSSSSRSEFLDPSGGPSEFLRETPSPSSVMDTSASEETRTAEIKALTGLVPGLHPSMSMSDLVNHIENQITKNRTPGDQHPLSHEEQQSLHILEDISRCLFNDSQYTSTSDEKSIMSRVDSLCCLLQKDPTTVHDTETDNGYEKGPDESNPFTESGIGSKVPEDSSEEAGGNKTTPGIPRNDSVGELLLNLPRIASLPRFFFNI from the exons ATGTCGCCGGTGAAGAGAGAAATCATTGACGAATCTGCTCATCACGACGAACAACAACGTCCTCCTAACAAGCGATCTAAG CAACACGATAATGGTGCAAATGGTTATACCGTAGCACAAATGCAATTCAATCCATTAGATGAGCCGAGTCCGTTAGGGTTACGCCTGCGGAAAACGCCATCTCTTTTGGATTTAATTCAAATGAGGCTTTCCGAAGGACACACTTCTTCTAAAGCTGTAGCGCATGCTACAAAAGACCACAAAACTACTACTACGACTACTGCTACGGACAAACTAAAGGCCTCAAACTTTCCCGCATCACTCCTTAAGATAGGTACCTGGGAG TATACATCTAAACACGAAGGCGATCTGGTGGCAAAGTGTTACTTTGCGAAGCATAAGCTTGTATGGGAAGTTCTTGATGGTGGCCTCAAGAATAAGATTGAAATTCAGTGGTCTGATATCACTGCTCTAAAGGCAACTTACCCAGATGATGGTCCCGGAACACTAGATATAGTG TTAACTAGGCAGCCTCTCTTCTTTAGAGAAACAAATCCCCAGCCTAGAAAGCATACGTTATGGCAGGCGACATCAGACTTTACAGGTGGACAGGCTAGCAAACACAG gcgTCATGTTCTACAATGTCCACAAGGTTTATTAGGCAAGCATTATGAAAAGCTCATTCAGTGTGACCCGCGTCTTAACTTTCTGAGTCAGCAAATAGAATTAGCATTGGAATCCCCATACTTTGAAAAAAGAAGATCGGTGTTTGACGAACCAAACGAATCCATTGAACATACTTTGAGTAGTGAGGGTCCCACCGCTGTTGACTTACGTGGCACAACATCGTCAGGAGGTCAGTCTTCTTCTTCTAGAAGCGAGTTCCTTGATCCTTCCGGTGGACCTTCAGAATTCCTGCGCGAAACACCTTCTCCTAGCTCAG TGATGGACACCTCAGCAAGTGAAGAAACAAGAACAGCTGAGATTAAGGCATTGACGGGCCTCGTACCGGGGCTACACCCGTCTATGTCAATGAGTGATTTGGTAAATCACATTGAAAACCAAATCACGAAAAACCGAACACCCGGTGACCAACATCCTCTTTCTCACGAAGAACAACAAAGCTTACATATCCTTGAAGATATCAGTCGTTGCTTGTTCAACGATTCGCAGTATACGTCAACTTCTGATGAAAAGTCCATAATGTCTAGAGTCGACTCACTTTGCTGTCTGTTACAGAAGGACCCCACAACAGTTCATGATACTGAAACTGACAATGGCTATGAAAAGGGTCCGGATGAGTCAAACCCGTTTACTGAGTCAGGTATCGGAAGCAAGGTTCCGGAAGATTCTTCTGAGGAAGCGGGTGGGAATAAGACGACACCTGGCATCCCGAGGAACGATTCTGTTGGGGAGTTGTTGCTGAATCTTCCTCGGATAGCGTCTCTACCCCGGTTCTTCTTCAACATTTAG
- the LOC110917068 gene encoding uncharacterized protein C1450.15 isoform X3: protein MKKKNKKKSQNFSPSKLLFLSHLICGIGLASSFWLAINVFSINLIDYPVQTLWAPVVILVYSFFRKDKNQSSYLKAVARGLLGLPVGAVVNALGAIALGAPVGSRYILRTLNWSLLMSAFTVSVNLFHPCSLCLRFMAFDTKLIESIDYMICIPAYGAVIGAWFGAWPMPLDWERTWQEWPICVTYGAIMGYLVGLLASFGFVVRVSRQRVKGD, encoded by the exons atgaagaagaagaataaaAAGAAATCTCAAAACTTTTCACCATCCAAACTACTCTTCTTATCGCATTTGATTTGCGGGATCGGGTTAGCTTCATCGTTTTGGCTGGCAATCAATGTTTTCTCCATCAATTTAATCGATTATCCAGTTCAAACCCTCTG GGCCCCTGTTGTGATTCTGGTTTACAGTTTCTTTCGAAAAGATAAGAATCAGAGCTCG TACTTGAAAGCGGTAGCTAGAGGTTTATTGGGGCTTCCGGTCG GGGCGGTTGTGAATGCGCTTGGAGCTATTGCTTTAGGGGCGCCTGTTGGAAGTCG GTATATTTTAAGAACCCTCAACTGGTCTCTTCTGATGTCTGCATTTACTGTGAGTGTAAATCTAT TTCACCCCTGCAGCCTCTGTCTACGGTTCATGGCTTTTGATACAAA GCTGATTGAAAGTATTGATTATATGATATGTATACCTGCATATGGTGCCGTAATTGGAGCTTGGTTTGGGGCCTGGCCCATGCCACTTGACTGGGAAAGGACGTGGCAG GAATGGCCGATTTGTGTAACGTATGGAGCAATTATGGGGTACTTGGTAGGATTGTTGGCTTCTTTCGGTTTTGTAGTCCGTGTTTCTAGGCAACGTGTGAAGGGAGATTAA
- the LOC110917068 gene encoding phosphatidylinositol-glycan biosynthesis class F protein isoform X2, with product MKKKNKKKSQNFSPSKLLFLSHLICGIGLASSFWLAINVFSINLIDYPVQTLWLVQAPVVILVYSFFRKDKNQSSYLKAVARGLLGLPVGAVVNALGAIALGAPVGSRYILRTLNWSLLMSAFTVSVNLFHPCSLCLRFMAFDTKLIESIDYMICIPAYGAVIGAWFGAWPMPLDWERTWQEWPICVTYGAIMGYLVGLLASFGFVVRVSRQRVKGD from the exons atgaagaagaagaataaaAAGAAATCTCAAAACTTTTCACCATCCAAACTACTCTTCTTATCGCATTTGATTTGCGGGATCGGGTTAGCTTCATCGTTTTGGCTGGCAATCAATGTTTTCTCCATCAATTTAATCGATTATCCAGTTCAAACCCTCTG GCTGGTTCAGGCCCCTGTTGTGATTCTGGTTTACAGTTTCTTTCGAAAAGATAAGAATCAGAGCTCG TACTTGAAAGCGGTAGCTAGAGGTTTATTGGGGCTTCCGGTCG GGGCGGTTGTGAATGCGCTTGGAGCTATTGCTTTAGGGGCGCCTGTTGGAAGTCG GTATATTTTAAGAACCCTCAACTGGTCTCTTCTGATGTCTGCATTTACTGTGAGTGTAAATCTAT TTCACCCCTGCAGCCTCTGTCTACGGTTCATGGCTTTTGATACAAA GCTGATTGAAAGTATTGATTATATGATATGTATACCTGCATATGGTGCCGTAATTGGAGCTTGGTTTGGGGCCTGGCCCATGCCACTTGACTGGGAAAGGACGTGGCAG GAATGGCCGATTTGTGTAACGTATGGAGCAATTATGGGGTACTTGGTAGGATTGTTGGCTTCTTTCGGTTTTGTAGTCCGTGTTTCTAGGCAACGTGTGAAGGGAGATTAA
- the LOC110917068 gene encoding phosphatidylinositol-glycan biosynthesis class F protein isoform X1: MKKKNKKKSQNFSPSKLLFLSHLICGIGLASSFWLAINVFSINLIDYPVQTLCLLWLVQAPVVILVYSFFRKDKNQSSYLKAVARGLLGLPVGAVVNALGAIALGAPVGSRYILRTLNWSLLMSAFTVSVNLFHPCSLCLRFMAFDTKLIESIDYMICIPAYGAVIGAWFGAWPMPLDWERTWQEWPICVTYGAIMGYLVGLLASFGFVVRVSRQRVKGD; the protein is encoded by the exons atgaagaagaagaataaaAAGAAATCTCAAAACTTTTCACCATCCAAACTACTCTTCTTATCGCATTTGATTTGCGGGATCGGGTTAGCTTCATCGTTTTGGCTGGCAATCAATGTTTTCTCCATCAATTTAATCGATTATCCAGTTCAAACCCTCTGTTTATTATGG CTGGTTCAGGCCCCTGTTGTGATTCTGGTTTACAGTTTCTTTCGAAAAGATAAGAATCAGAGCTCG TACTTGAAAGCGGTAGCTAGAGGTTTATTGGGGCTTCCGGTCG GGGCGGTTGTGAATGCGCTTGGAGCTATTGCTTTAGGGGCGCCTGTTGGAAGTCG GTATATTTTAAGAACCCTCAACTGGTCTCTTCTGATGTCTGCATTTACTGTGAGTGTAAATCTAT TTCACCCCTGCAGCCTCTGTCTACGGTTCATGGCTTTTGATACAAA GCTGATTGAAAGTATTGATTATATGATATGTATACCTGCATATGGTGCCGTAATTGGAGCTTGGTTTGGGGCCTGGCCCATGCCACTTGACTGGGAAAGGACGTGGCAG GAATGGCCGATTTGTGTAACGTATGGAGCAATTATGGGGTACTTGGTAGGATTGTTGGCTTCTTTCGGTTTTGTAGTCCGTGTTTCTAGGCAACGTGTGAAGGGAGATTAA
- the LOC110918840 gene encoding uncharacterized protein LOC110918840 codes for MKRKEIDLVSGRGEDPTVDWVKKKDPTVDCVEINTDEMVFRWSENTKSALLYQIGSVDSVVVPATNCYVLDNSSHVYDFSNWNGHLFEYDGGSTDCAIRFCKDVETRSQSGYVCFGKFEGFNYFVAGSERYNFVQKFYNGDLQHCETSHDKRGRTAQVSICRS; via the exons ATGAAACGGAAAGAGATAGATCTGGTGAGTGGTAGGGGTGAAGATCCCACCGTCGATT GGGTGAAGAAGAAAGATCCCACCGTCGATTGTGTGGAGATTAACACCGATGAAATGGTGTTCCGGTGGTCGGAGAATACCAAG TCAGCTTTGCTGTATCAAATAGGCAGTGTTGATTCAGTGGTGGTGCCTGCAACCAATTGCTATGTTCTTGACAACTCTAGTCACGTTTATGATTTT AGTAACTGGAATGGGCATCTGTTTGAGTATGATGGAGGG AGTACTGACTGTGCGATTCGGTTCTGTAAAGATGTGGAAACGAGATCACAATCG GGATATGTATGTTTTGGCAAATTTGAGGGCTTCAACTATTTTGTTGCCGGTTCAGAACGTTATAATTTTGTTCAA AAGTTTTACAATGGTGATCTTCAACACTGTGAAACAAGTCATGACAAAAGGGGGCGTACGGCTCAGGTAAGCATCTGCAGAAGTTAA